AGCGGTTGCTCATGCTGAGAAAATGGTGAAGCAAGGGGCAGACATCATTGATATCGGAGGAGAATCAACTCGTCCTGGTTATACAAGAATTAGCGATGAAGAAGAGATTAAACGAATTGTGCCCGTTATTTCTGAAGTGGCTAAGCGCGTAGAGGTGCCGATTTCTGTAGATACATACAAATCGGAAGTGGCCAAGCATGCGCTAGAAGCAGGAGCACATATTATTAATGATATATGGGGTGCAAAAGCCGACCCTAAAATGGCTCAAGTTGCAGCGGACTATAATGTTCCCATTATTTTAATGCATAACCGCCATGAGCCTAATTATACAAATCTGGTTACAGATATGATAAGTGATTTAGAAGAAAGCATCTCAATTGCAAAAGCTGCCGGGGTTCGCGATGATCAAATTATTTTAGATCCAGGCGTTGGCTTTGGAAAAACGGCTGCGCATAATGTAGAAGCGATTCAGCATCTAGATCAGCTGACGAATATTGGCTATCCTGTGCTGCTTGCTACTTCTCGTAAAGGATTTATTGGACAAATAGTCGATGCTCCTCCTACGGAAAGAATGGAAGGAACTGCAGCTACTGTATATGCAGGGATTGCACAAGGTGTTCAAATGGTTCGAGTTCATGACGTATTAGAAATCAAGCGCTTTGTAAAGATGGCAGATGTACTGGTAGGAAAACATATATTTCAATTTCAATAATCATTTAAGCAGACGCGTAAGCGCTGCTTTTTTATTTTCCTTGATTTATCCGGATAGAATACATGCCTTTAGATAAATTTAAGTAATATGAAGGTTGTAAAAATGGAGGGTGAAAATGAAAGCAGTAACGTACCAAGGACCTAATCAGGTAAAAGTAGCAGAAGTGGAAGATGCTAAGCTAGAGAAGAAAGATGATATTGTCATTAAAATAACGTCAACCGCTATTTGTGGTTCTGATCTGCATTTATATCAAGGAAGCATGCCATTGCCTCACGGTTATATTATTGGTCATGAACCAATGGGAATTGTGGAAGAAGTAGGACCAGATGTTACAAAAGTAAAAAAAGGAGATCGCGTTATTATTCCGTTTAACGTAGCGTGCGGACAGTGTGAGTATTGTAAGGATGATTTAACGAGCCAATGTGATAATTCTAATCCGCATTATGATTCTGGCGGCTATTTTGGTTATACTGAAAAGTTTGGAAATCATCCAGGAGGTCAAGCTGAATATTTAAAAGTGCCGTTTGGAAATTTTACACCATTTGTTATTCCAGAATCGTGCGAATTAGAAGATGAATCGCTTCTTTTTTTATCAGATGTGCTTCCAACTGCTTATTGGAGCGTAGAGCATGCGGATGTTAAAAAAGGAGATACCGTTATCGTCCTCGGCTGCGGACCAGTGGGATTAATGGCTCAAAAGTTTGCTTGGATGAAAGGTGCCAAACGGGTTATGGCAGTAGATCATGTTCCATACCGAATGCAGCATGCAAAGAAAATAAATGCTGTAGAAACTTTTGATTTTACCGAATATCCAGATATGGGAGAGCATTTAAAAGAAATCACAAAAGGCGGAGCTGATGTGGTGATTGACTGTGTAGGTATGGATGGTAAAAAGTCGCCTCTTGAATACATTGAACAAAAATTAAAACTTCAAGGCGGGACGCTCGGCCCTAT
This sequence is a window from Priestia aryabhattai. Protein-coding genes within it:
- the folP gene encoding dihydropteroate synthase yields the protein MSTLTSQSVIKCGKYELNYADRTLIMGILNVNPDSFSDGGKYYDVDKAVAHAEKMVKQGADIIDIGGESTRPGYTRISDEEEIKRIVPVISEVAKRVEVPISVDTYKSEVAKHALEAGAHIINDIWGAKADPKMAQVAADYNVPIILMHNRHEPNYTNLVTDMISDLEESISIAKAAGVRDDQIILDPGVGFGKTAAHNVEAIQHLDQLTNIGYPVLLATSRKGFIGQIVDAPPTERMEGTAATVYAGIAQGVQMVRVHDVLEIKRFVKMADVLVGKHIFQFQ
- a CDS encoding zinc-dependent alcohol dehydrogenase, whose product is MKAVTYQGPNQVKVAEVEDAKLEKKDDIVIKITSTAICGSDLHLYQGSMPLPHGYIIGHEPMGIVEEVGPDVTKVKKGDRVIIPFNVACGQCEYCKDDLTSQCDNSNPHYDSGGYFGYTEKFGNHPGGQAEYLKVPFGNFTPFVIPESCELEDESLLFLSDVLPTAYWSVEHADVKKGDTVIVLGCGPVGLMAQKFAWMKGAKRVMAVDHVPYRMQHAKKINAVETFDFTEYPDMGEHLKEITKGGADVVIDCVGMDGKKSPLEYIEQKLKLQGGTLGPIQIATKAVRKCGTVQITGVYGSNYNNFPLGAFFARNVTLKMGQAPVIPIMPKLYDQIVKEEFDPKEIITHKVALEDAANAYKIFNDHQDNCIKVILKP